GTTCATCCTTTTTTTCTAGCGCACCAACGCTTTTTTCTCAACTGCGTAACTCCTGCTCAGATAATCTAGCACCAGTAAGAAACAGGAACTTCACAAAGGGAGTGTAGTGCGGTGCTAGCTGTTCAAAGCCTTGAGAGATAGCTAATATCTCTGTGACTGTAAAAGGTTTGATTCTAGTCACTGGGGACTTCTTAAGCTTGATATTTAGATAGGGGTTAGCATCCACCAAACCTTGGGATATTGCCCAGTTGTAGCAGGCTCTGAGCATAGATAGCCTGTCCTTGATGGTTCTAGGTGCTAACTTAGAATCAGTTAGACTCAGTGGCTCTGTAAGGCTAGGGTTAACCTTGGCTATCATGGTTCTGACAGCCTTGTAGTGATTGGCTCTAGTTGCAGGTGATAAGTCCAAACTAGACACCCAAGCATCCCATAACTCTAACAACCTACTGGGCTTAGGCTTGTTTTGCTTTGGAGCTAGCCTATATTTGTCCAAGCTGGAATCAAAACAACCAGCTAAGATGTCAATCTGTATCTTATTAGCGATCGCCTTGGCTGTATTCAGATCTCTTTTATTGTTGTAGGTTCCTCCAGGTATTGGATTAAAGCTAAACCGCTTGCCTGAGAAACTGAACTTCAGTTGGATAGAGCCACAGTGATCTATAGGTTTGATTTCCCTCATGTCCCAAAGCTGTCCCAAATATGGTGGGTTAGCCTTGGAAACCTATAGCTCAGCTGGTAGAGCGCTGCGATCGCACCGCAGAGGTCAGGGATTCGAGTTCCCTATTCTCCATACTTTTCTTGTCTTAAGTTTCCTCTAGGCGATCAAAGCTTGCCATAATCGCCGAATCTATACCAATGTCACTATTACGCATAATTACATCTTAAAAGTTCGCTTTGCTCAAGTTAGCTCCTGTAAAGTCAACTTCGTTAAGCATAGCGCCGGTAAAATTAGCCTTACTTAAGTTCGCGCCGGTAAAATTAGCTTGGCTTAGGTCAGCGCCGGTAAAATTAGCTTTACTAAGATTCGTCCACCGGAAGTCAGCCTTGAAAAGATTTGCTCCACTGAGGTTTGCACCGAAAAGATAAGCACCAGTGAGATGCGCTTCAGTGAGATTTACTTGCACAAGCTCAGCCATATACAAATGAGCGCCAATTAACTCAGCTTCGTGAAGGTTGGCATGACTCAAGTTTGCATGATTCAAATTAGCTGCCATCAAGTTAGCATAACTGAAATTCGCTCGTCTTAAGTCCGCTGCACTGAGGTCTGCCTCTCTTAGGTTAGCTTTGCGTAACTCAGTTGCAATTAAGTTAGCGTGACTCAAGTCAACTCGCCTTACGTCTGCGCCTTTGAGGTCGGCTCCAATCAGATTAGCGTAACTTAAATCTGCTCCTGCAAGTTGAGCTTCCCTTAACTGAGCATCGACAAGTTCGACTTGTTGAAGATTAGCGTCAATAAGTTCAGATTTGTTTAAATTAGCTGCACTTAAATTAGCTTGAGTAAGGTTAGCTGCAATGAGTTTAGTTTTGCTGAGATCTGCCCTGCGGAGGTTAACTGCAACTAAATTAGCACCTCTAAAATTAGCTTCACTCAAATCAGCTTCGCTCAGATCTGGTTTAATTTGGATGTTTTTCTTCCTCCACTCAAGCCACTTTACTGCACCCTGCTGTAGTAATGCAAGATGCTCCATATTCGCCATCCAAAATCTCCTTCAATCAAGCAGCACCAATTTTCAACTTTAACTTATGACTACACTATTCCTTACGCCCCATTGCAGGGTTTTCACGTCCCACAACGTTTTCAATTGCTGCTAATGCAGCACTCGAACCTGCTAAAATGTCTCGTTCTTCTCCACCTAAATAGAGGCGTCCAAAGCTGCCAACTGCCTGAATTTCTAAAATGTTAATTAAAGCTGCTTTCTCGGCTTCATTCGCGGCTAAAGCAGCATAAGCCGCTGGCTGAACTTCCATCACATAAAGCGTTTGTCCTGCTAAAATCATTTGTCCTCTACGCGTGCGATTGATTAATTGTGTATGATGCGCGTCAATATTGCGAATAATTTGGCTGGAAATAACGTATGGTTTGAGACGTTCGCGCTCGCGGACACCTAATGTCTCTAAAATTGCCTTACCCGCAGTCCGCGTATCGCCTTGGTTACTTGAATGAACTTCCAGAAGTCCGTAGAGGCGTTCGACAACTTGCACTCCTGGGCGTACAGAAGTTGATTTTAGGGCAATGTCCATAATTCGGTTAATTTCTATACCTGGCGAGATTTCAATCCACAGTGAAGCATCGCCTGGCAAAGGCAAGAAACCTAACGCTACTGTCCCCATATAAGCTGCGTGCTGAGGCTGCAACCTGTCTAGAAATACATAACTGCGTAATTCTATACCCAAGGTTTAAATCTCC
This sequence is a window from Chroogloeocystis siderophila 5.2 s.c.1. Protein-coding genes within it:
- a CDS encoding site-specific integrase, yielding MREIKPIDHCGSIQLKFSFSGKRFSFNPIPGGTYNNKRDLNTAKAIANKIQIDILAGCFDSSLDKYRLAPKQNKPKPSRLLELWDAWVSSLDLSPATRANHYKAVRTMIAKVNPSLTEPLSLTDSKLAPRTIKDRLSMLRACYNWAISQGLVDANPYLNIKLKKSPVTRIKPFTVTEILAISQGFEQLAPHYTPFVKFLFLTGARLSEQELRS
- a CDS encoding pentapeptide repeat-containing protein, translated to MANMEHLALLQQGAVKWLEWRKKNIQIKPDLSEADLSEANFRGANLVAVNLRRADLSKTKLIAANLTQANLSAANLNKSELIDANLQQVELVDAQLREAQLAGADLSYANLIGADLKGADVRRVDLSHANLIATELRKANLREADLSAADLRRANFSYANLMAANLNHANLSHANLHEAELIGAHLYMAELVQVNLTEAHLTGAYLFGANLSGANLFKADFRWTNLSKANFTGADLSQANFTGANLSKANFTGAMLNEVDFTGANLSKANF